A genomic stretch from Campylobacter sp. MG1 includes:
- the hemJ gene encoding protoporphyrinogen oxidase HemJ, which produces MEFLSEHYQWIKWLHYLAFISWMATLFYLPRLYVYHQEHSHKKEFVEVVKIQEDKLFYFIGQPSMIITVITGILMIISNQALLQAGYFHLKLLCAILLFIYHFDCLRYLKQLKNDTCKKSGKFFRAYNEVPTIIMIGIITAMIILPY; this is translated from the coding sequence ATGGAATTTTTATCTGAACATTATCAATGGATTAAATGGTTGCACTATTTAGCATTTATTTCTTGGATGGCGACTTTGTTTTATTTACCACGCCTTTATGTATATCATCAAGAACATTCGCACAAAAAAGAATTTGTTGAAGTTGTAAAAATTCAAGAAGATAAATTGTTTTATTTTATAGGACAACCTTCTATGATAATTACCGTAATTACAGGAATTTTAATGATTATTTCAAACCAAGCCTTACTTCAAGCTGGTTATTTTCATTTAAAATTGCTTTGTGCTATTTTACTTTTCATATATCATTTTGATTGCTTAAGATATCTTAAACAACTAAAAAATGATACCTGTAAAAAAAGTGGTAAATTTTTTAGAGCTTATAATGAAGTACCTACCATAATAATGATAGGTATAATTACTGCTATGATTATTTTACCATATTAA
- the lspA gene encoding signal peptidase II: MYKILSKCASMRKKIIISSLIIAIVIILDRLSKNIFLAGYEWHFTPISFYLVFNDGVAFSMLSFLQEYLKYIQIILLFVASIFLLKEKRFLNDNYYALAFIFAGGISNIYDRFLYPGVIDFIAWHYWFNFAVFNIADVCINFGVFIIILKEIFKKRN; the protein is encoded by the coding sequence ATGTATAAAATACTTTCAAAGTGTGCTAGTATGAGAAAAAAAATTATCATCTCAAGTCTTATAATAGCCATTGTAATAATCTTGGATAGACTTAGTAAAAATATATTTTTAGCAGGTTATGAATGGCATTTTACCCCTATTAGTTTTTATTTAGTTTTTAATGATGGGGTTGCTTTTTCAATGCTAAGTTTTTTACAAGAATATCTAAAATATATTCAAATAATATTACTTTTTGTAGCTAGTATTTTTTTATTAAAAGAAAAAAGATTTTTAAACGATAATTACTATGCATTAGCCTTTATTTTTGCTGGAGGCATAAGCAATATTTATGATAGGTTTTTATATCCTGGAGTTATTGATTTTATAGCTTGGCATTATTGGTTTAACTTCGCTGTTTTCAATATTGCTGATGTTTGTATTAACTTTGGTGTGTTTATAATAATCTTAAAAGAAATTTTTAAAAAAAGGAATTAA
- a CDS encoding M48 family metallopeptidase, with the protein MLIISIISVIFVIETILKLLEINHIKTKTNKGFLSDEQFIEFKNIAIVEHKFSILNNFLALILNCVFILVLFNVLKVHFEPNSLLDNTILVLLYFIINSCILTCLDYYKTMVVDTKHGFNKKTPKMYFKDLLKSLILLVIIGGALVYILLFAIAKLGEFWWIGGFIILFIFSLLAMVIYPNFIVPLFNKLSPVEGELRDDIAKLLDECGFKSNGVFSMDASKNDTRLNAYFAGMFGAKKVVLYDTLINAMSKDELLAVLAHELGHFKHKDILKMLFISGLNLLITFAFFGYFSSFFENQFNLEGFVSSPLFAFIMVGSAISFILSPILNSLSRKNEFSADKHGAIKTSKNDMISALKVLAIHNKALLDHNAIYEMIYKTHPSLSRRISALNDSHI; encoded by the coding sequence AACAAATAAAGGTTTTTTAAGTGATGAACAATTTATAGAATTTAAAAATATAGCCATAGTTGAGCATAAATTTTCAATACTAAATAATTTTTTAGCACTTATTTTAAATTGCGTATTTATATTGGTGTTATTTAATGTATTAAAGGTTCATTTTGAGCCTAATTCACTGCTTGATAATACTATTTTAGTTTTATTGTATTTTATTATAAATTCTTGCATTCTAACTTGCTTAGATTATTATAAAACTATGGTTGTTGATACCAAGCACGGCTTTAATAAAAAAACTCCTAAAATGTATTTTAAAGACCTTTTAAAATCATTAATCTTATTAGTAATTATAGGTGGAGCTTTAGTTTATATTTTGCTTTTTGCTATTGCTAAATTAGGCGAGTTTTGGTGGATAGGTGGCTTTATTATTTTATTTATTTTTAGTCTTTTAGCTATGGTTATTTATCCTAATTTTATAGTTCCATTGTTTAATAAATTAAGCCCTGTAGAAGGTGAATTAAGAGATGATATTGCAAAATTATTAGATGAATGTGGCTTTAAAAGTAATGGGGTATTTAGTATGGACGCTAGTAAAAATGATACTAGACTTAATGCTTATTTTGCGGGTATGTTTGGAGCAAAAAAAGTAGTTCTTTATGATACTTTAATCAATGCTATGAGTAAAGATGAATTACTTGCCGTATTAGCTCACGAATTAGGGCATTTTAAACATAAAGATATTTTAAAAATGCTTTTTATAAGTGGTTTAAATCTATTAATTACCTTTGCGTTTTTTGGATATTTTTCAAGTTTTTTTGAAAATCAATTTAATTTAGAAGGCTTTGTATCTAGTCCGTTGTTTGCTTTTATTATGGTAGGCTCGGCAATTTCGTTTATTTTAAGTCCTATTTTAAATTCTTTATCAAGAAAAAATGAATTTAGTGCAGATAAACACGGAGCAATAAAAACTAGCAAAAACGATATGATAAGTGCTTTAAAGGTATTAGCTATTCATAATAAAGCCTTGCTAGATCATAACGCTATTTATGAAATGATTTATAAAACTCATCCGAGTTTAAGTAGAAGAATAAGTGCATTAAATGATAGCCACATTTAA
- a CDS encoding DUF4149 domain-containing protein — MKKINDFLLAGIIFVELFIGIVVAPIIFYPSAIIGDGILSHFQSGLLMTQVFVKFNYLLLITCIINFIYELKNKKIIKILLSAFVFILALVFIFYYTQQILNLQSLGDIATKSDNFSNLHNGSELIFKIIVFFQLILFFYKNK, encoded by the coding sequence ATGAAAAAAATTAATGATTTTTTATTAGCTGGAATAATTTTTGTAGAATTATTCATAGGAATTGTTGTTGCTCCTATTATTTTTTATCCTAGTGCAATTATTGGAGATGGGATTTTAAGTCACTTTCAAAGCGGACTTTTGATGACACAAGTGTTTGTAAAATTTAATTATTTGTTACTTATAACTTGCATAATTAATTTTATTTACGAGTTAAAAAATAAGAAAATAATTAAAATTTTGTTAAGTGCTTTTGTTTTTATTTTAGCGTTAGTTTTTATATTTTATTACACACAGCAAATTTTAAATTTACAAAGTTTAGGCGATATTGCTACTAAAAGCGATAATTTTTCAAATTTACATAATGGTAGTGAATTAATATTTAAGATTATTGTGTTTTTTCAATTAATTTTATTTTTTTATAAAAATAAATAA
- a CDS encoding HemK/PrmC family methyltransferase, whose translation MIATFNELKALSNEVIARQIIMEYFSYSMLEYSVARANVINPSDKIKLLRIANEYKNGTPLQYIFSKTYIKDLEFKCAKGVLIPRNDTEILIDLAINLINQNNIKNIFEIGFGSGIISIFLKLFTKANIKACDINKLALKLANENAKLHNVNCDFFISDFMKVNFKDYELIISNPPYISTEYNLDKSVLKEPKTALFGGKKGYEILFKIIDKCYLENVRFLMCEFGYDQKEILNDYLKEKNFKASFYKDLNGFDRVFIAERLDYEKN comes from the coding sequence ATGATAGCCACATTTAACGAATTAAAAGCCCTAAGCAATGAAGTAATTGCAAGACAAATTATAATGGAGTATTTTTCATATTCAATGCTTGAGTATTCAGTCGCAAGGGCAAATGTGATAAATCCAAGCGATAAAATTAAACTTTTAAGGATTGCAAACGAATACAAAAACGGCACTCCATTGCAATACATATTCTCAAAAACTTATATAAAAGATTTAGAATTTAAATGTGCTAAAGGAGTGTTAATTCCTAGAAATGATACTGAAATACTAATAGATTTAGCAATAAATCTAATAAATCAAAATAATATAAAAAATATTTTTGAAATAGGTTTTGGAAGTGGAATTATTAGTATATTTTTAAAATTATTTACAAAAGCAAATATAAAAGCCTGTGATATAAACAAATTAGCCTTAAAACTAGCCAATGAAAATGCTAAATTGCATAATGTAAATTGTGATTTTTTTATTAGCGATTTTATGAAAGTTAATTTTAAAGACTATGAACTAATTATCTCAAATCCTCCATATATTAGCACCGAATATAATTTAGATAAATCAGTATTAAAAGAGCCTAAAACAGCGCTTTTTGGTGGTAAAAAAGGATATGAGATATTATTTAAAATAATTGATAAATGTTATCTAGAAAATGTGAGATTTTTAATGTGCGAATTTGGATATGATCAAAAAGAAATCCTAAATGATTATCTAAAAGAAAAGAATTTTAAGGCTAGTTTTTATAAAGATTTAAATGGTTTTGATAGAGTTTTTATAGCAGAAAGGTTAGATTATGAAAAAAATTAA